In Polynucleobacter sp. MWH-S4W17, a genomic segment contains:
- a CDS encoding TMEM165/GDT1 family protein — protein sequence MDFSALTLSAGVVALAEMGDKTQLLSLMLAARYPKQALAIIAGIFIATIANHACAALLGHWLTTLVSPDVMRWILGLSFLGIGLWLLVPDHIDDAAGSKVADRALQVFLLTVGLFFLAEMGDKTQIATIALGARYEDVFSVTVGTTLGMMLANAPAVWIGQKFTKRMPIKWVHAVAAVTFIAIGLATLIWA from the coding sequence ATGGATTTTTCAGCCTTAACCCTCTCTGCTGGGGTGGTTGCCCTAGCGGAGATGGGCGATAAAACCCAATTACTTTCATTGATGCTAGCGGCTCGCTATCCCAAGCAGGCGTTAGCGATCATTGCGGGCATCTTTATTGCCACGATTGCTAATCATGCTTGTGCTGCCTTATTGGGTCATTGGCTTACCACCCTAGTGTCACCGGATGTGATGCGTTGGATTTTGGGTTTGAGCTTTTTAGGAATCGGCTTATGGTTACTAGTACCAGATCATATTGATGATGCGGCTGGTTCTAAGGTAGCCGATAGGGCTCTCCAAGTATTTTTACTCACGGTAGGCTTATTCTTTTTGGCTGAGATGGGTGATAAGACGCAAATTGCGACCATTGCCTTAGGCGCCCGTTATGAGGACGTATTCTCCGTAACGGTTGGCACCACATTGGGGATGATGCTGGCAAATGCCCCTGCCGTCTGGATTGGTCAGAAATTCACGAAACGTATGCCCATTAAGTGGGTTCATGCAGTGGCGGCAGTTACTTTTATTGCTATTGGCTTGGCCACCCTAATATGGGCCTGA
- the ald gene encoding alanine dehydrogenase — protein MIIGVPQEVKNNEFRVGLTPGNVSGLCKQGHSVLIQRGAGEQIGLTDESYRLAGAGLVNSAAEVFQRAEMIVKVKEPQAQECAMLREDQILFTYLHLAPDPRQTKALLQSGATCIAYETVTAMNGALPLLAPMSEVAGRMSIQAAASHLEKTNGGLGVLMAGVPGVSPAKIVILGGGVVGRNALQIAVGMGADVCIFDRDIDRLRQIDMFYGNRVRTFYSDSLLIEQEVCEADVVIGAVLLPGAAAPKLVTHDMIKTMKPGSVVVDVAIDQGGCFETSKPTTHADPTFVVDGVIHYCVANMPGAVARTSTFALTNATYPFVEALANRGVMKALSIDHHLRNGLSVHKGMLTSKPVAMAQGLDYAIAEELLVA, from the coding sequence ATGATTATTGGCGTACCTCAAGAGGTTAAAAATAATGAGTTCCGGGTTGGATTAACCCCCGGTAATGTCAGTGGACTTTGTAAACAGGGGCATTCTGTTCTGATTCAGAGAGGTGCTGGCGAGCAAATTGGCTTAACGGATGAGTCTTATCGGCTTGCCGGTGCCGGCCTCGTGAATAGTGCAGCAGAAGTGTTTCAAAGGGCGGAGATGATTGTGAAAGTCAAAGAGCCTCAGGCGCAAGAATGTGCCATGTTGCGCGAGGATCAAATTCTGTTTACCTATTTACACTTAGCACCAGATCCAAGGCAGACAAAAGCTTTGTTGCAATCAGGCGCTACCTGTATTGCCTATGAAACAGTGACTGCTATGAATGGCGCCCTCCCTCTATTGGCGCCCATGAGTGAAGTAGCTGGCCGCATGTCTATTCAGGCAGCTGCATCCCATTTAGAAAAGACCAATGGTGGCTTAGGTGTGTTGATGGCAGGTGTTCCTGGTGTATCGCCAGCAAAGATTGTCATTCTGGGTGGTGGAGTGGTGGGCCGTAATGCTTTGCAAATAGCGGTTGGCATGGGGGCTGATGTTTGCATCTTTGATCGTGATATTGATCGCTTACGCCAGATCGATATGTTCTATGGCAATCGAGTGAGAACTTTTTATTCTGACAGTTTACTGATTGAACAAGAGGTATGTGAAGCTGATGTCGTGATTGGAGCGGTTTTGCTACCTGGTGCAGCAGCTCCCAAGTTGGTTACGCATGACATGATTAAAACAATGAAGCCTGGTTCGGTTGTGGTGGATGTTGCCATTGATCAAGGTGGCTGTTTTGAAACATCCAAGCCTACTACGCATGCGGACCCAACCTTCGTGGTGGACGGTGTAATTCATTATTGCGTTGCCAATATGCCCGGAGCAGTTGCAAGAACATCTACCTTTGCTTTAACCAACGCGACTTATCCGTTTGTTGAGGCTTTGGCAAACCGGGGAGTTATGAAAGCGCTCTCAATTGATCATCACTTGCGCAATGGTTTGAGTGTGCACAAAGGGATGCTGACATCTAAACCTGTTGCGATGGCTCAAGGTTTGGACTATGCAATAGCCGAGGAGCTTTTAGTGGCGTAG
- a CDS encoding amino acid permease, producing the protein MALGSTIGVGLFLGSASAIQIAGPSILLGYLLAGIVAFIVLRTLGEMAVHEPVAGSFAAYANTYVGPLAGYMVGWGYWTYWIVVGIAEVTAVGIYMGIWFPETPQWIWALSSIVMMGLINLIAVKVFGEFEFWFALIKVVAIVAMIALGGSVILFGFTNDWQPIGLNNLWQHGGFFPNGIGGMLLSLQMVLFAYVGIEMIGLSAGEAESPQKTIPMAIDSLAWRILIFYMGAILVILAIFPWNQVGQQGSPFVVMFERLGLREAAGLINFVVITAALSSCNAGIFSGGRLLYSLSSNGYAPRSFSKLSRYGVPHRAVMTTVGVCMSGVVLNYFVPDKAFQYMMAAVTFIGLMVWIAILITQIKFRRSLSKSQVAELGYRAPWWPYSSWFALAFIGLVVVLMGFHEDARIALIVGPCLLGVYLAMFYVVGLHRKTANQRDFK; encoded by the coding sequence ATGGCCTTAGGCTCAACGATCGGCGTTGGATTATTTCTGGGGTCAGCTAGCGCAATTCAAATAGCAGGTCCGTCTATTCTTCTGGGTTATTTGCTGGCAGGCATTGTTGCCTTCATTGTTCTGCGGACACTTGGTGAAATGGCGGTGCATGAACCTGTAGCCGGTTCTTTCGCAGCCTACGCCAATACGTATGTGGGTCCACTAGCGGGGTATATGGTGGGTTGGGGATATTGGACTTATTGGATTGTGGTTGGAATTGCTGAAGTCACAGCGGTTGGCATCTATATGGGCATTTGGTTTCCTGAAACCCCGCAGTGGATTTGGGCACTTTCTTCTATCGTGATGATGGGTTTAATCAACCTGATTGCAGTAAAGGTATTTGGAGAGTTTGAGTTTTGGTTTGCCCTTATTAAAGTAGTTGCGATTGTCGCGATGATTGCGCTTGGAGGTTCAGTCATCTTGTTTGGCTTTACGAATGATTGGCAGCCCATTGGCCTGAATAATTTATGGCAACACGGCGGCTTCTTTCCAAATGGTATCGGCGGAATGTTGTTGTCATTGCAAATGGTCTTGTTTGCTTATGTTGGTATAGAAATGATTGGTCTTTCTGCGGGCGAGGCAGAGAGCCCACAAAAAACCATTCCGATGGCCATTGATTCTTTAGCTTGGCGTATTCTCATTTTCTATATGGGTGCCATCTTGGTTATTTTGGCTATCTTTCCCTGGAATCAAGTTGGGCAGCAAGGCAGTCCATTTGTAGTAATGTTTGAGAGGCTGGGTTTGCGAGAAGCGGCAGGCTTAATTAACTTTGTCGTGATCACTGCAGCGCTCTCTTCTTGTAATGCCGGCATTTTTAGCGGTGGACGCTTGTTGTACTCCTTATCGTCTAACGGCTACGCTCCCAGATCCTTCTCAAAGCTTTCTAGGTACGGCGTTCCTCATCGTGCGGTGATGACCACAGTCGGAGTCTGCATGTCAGGTGTAGTACTGAACTACTTTGTACCTGACAAAGCCTTTCAATACATGATGGCTGCAGTGACCTTTATTGGCTTAATGGTTTGGATCGCGATCTTGATTACACAGATCAAATTCCGTCGCTCGCTGTCCAAATCCCAAGTGGCAGAATTAGGGTATCGCGCTCCTTGGTGGCCGTATTCCTCATGGTTTGCTCTGGCATTTATCGGATTGGTGGTGGTGTTGATGGGCTTTCATGAGGATGCACGGATCGCACTCATCGTGGGGCCGTGTTTATTGGGCGTGTATCTCGCAATGTTTTATGTCGTGGGCCTACATCGCAAAACAGCAAACCAACGTGACTTTAAATAA
- a CDS encoding ThiF family adenylyltransferase — protein sequence MAEDKVEGSLENRRFGGVSRLYGPELRERFLNATVVVAGLGGVGSWAAEALARTGIGHLVIIDFDHISESNTNRQLHAIEGQFGKAKVEAMKERILQINPEIKLTAYDEFLEPENLDRLIPANALVLDATDSVQTKIALSVWAVKNNRALVMCGAAGGKSDPTSVRCEDLSRTEQDALLAKVRQGLRQDHGFSRNLKKKMGIRAIYSYEPRAGASSGGLACTGYGSTVMVTAACGLAAAAEILNLISAQ from the coding sequence ATGGCAGAAGACAAGGTAGAAGGCAGCTTAGAAAATCGTCGTTTTGGCGGGGTCTCACGACTCTATGGGCCAGAACTGCGCGAGCGCTTTCTGAATGCAACGGTTGTTGTGGCTGGTCTAGGTGGAGTTGGGTCCTGGGCAGCAGAGGCCTTAGCCCGAACTGGTATTGGACACCTTGTCATTATTGATTTTGATCATATCTCCGAAAGCAATACCAATCGACAGCTGCACGCCATAGAAGGGCAGTTCGGTAAAGCAAAAGTCGAGGCGATGAAGGAGCGCATTCTGCAAATTAACCCAGAGATCAAGTTGACTGCTTACGATGAATTCTTAGAGCCAGAAAACTTAGATCGACTCATTCCAGCAAATGCATTGGTATTGGATGCGACTGATTCAGTACAAACCAAAATTGCTTTATCAGTGTGGGCCGTGAAAAATAATCGTGCTTTAGTCATGTGTGGCGCCGCTGGTGGCAAGTCAGACCCCACATCAGTACGCTGCGAAGATCTTTCTCGTACCGAACAAGATGCTTTATTGGCTAAGGTTCGCCAAGGGTTAAGACAGGATCATGGTTTCTCTAGAAATCTCAAGAAAAAAATGGGCATTCGCGCGATCTACTCGTATGAACCACGAGCGGGGGCTTCCAGCGGAGGCCTCGCCTGCACGGGTTATGGCTCTACCGTGATGGTAACGGCTGCTTGTGGGCTTGCAGCTGCAGCAGAAATTCTGAATCTCATCTCTGCGCAGTAA
- the pdxH gene encoding pyridoxamine 5'-phosphate oxidase — MDPIAQLRKNYTFGQLSETEVPQDPLQLFKLWFDQAVKAECPEPNSMTLATANQAGNPSARIVLLKGADQNGFTFFTNYESQKGKDLAIRPQAALLFHWHELERQVRIQGVVERVSAAESDEYFHSRPAASRIGAWASPQSAAIPNREFLEEAEKRFKTEFGNTPPRPEHWGGYRLRPNEIEFWQGRPSRLHDRMHYKLAGANWRVNRLAP, encoded by the coding sequence ATGGACCCCATTGCACAACTTCGCAAAAACTATACCTTTGGTCAGCTCTCAGAGACCGAGGTTCCCCAAGACCCGCTTCAGCTTTTCAAGCTTTGGTTTGATCAAGCGGTGAAAGCAGAATGTCCTGAACCCAACTCAATGACCTTGGCAACGGCTAACCAGGCTGGCAATCCATCAGCCCGTATTGTCTTACTAAAAGGCGCAGACCAAAATGGCTTTACCTTTTTTACTAACTACGAGAGTCAAAAAGGCAAAGACTTGGCCATCCGCCCTCAAGCAGCCCTCCTCTTCCATTGGCATGAATTAGAGCGCCAGGTACGTATTCAGGGTGTTGTTGAGCGAGTTAGTGCAGCTGAAAGTGATGAGTACTTCCATTCTCGCCCAGCCGCTTCCAGAATTGGTGCCTGGGCCTCGCCTCAGAGCGCCGCCATCCCAAACCGTGAATTCTTAGAAGAAGCGGAAAAACGTTTTAAGACAGAGTTTGGCAATACCCCTCCACGTCCAGAACATTGGGGTGGTTACCGCCTGCGCCCCAATGAAATTGAATTCTGGCAAGGTCGCCCATCTAGATTGCATGACCGCATGCACTACAAACTAGCAGGTGCCAACTGGCGAGTGAATCGCCTAGCGCCCTAG